Genomic DNA from Leucobacter triazinivorans:
CGGTCGCTCTTCAGGAGGAGATGCGGTGAGAATCGGGATCTCGAGACGGGTTCGGCCCCGGGCTGGTGCGTTCCGGGTCGGGCACGAGCGCGACGCCTCCGCAGCCACCGGCTCACCGCCGTTCGAGATGACGCGAGCGGGGTCCGGACTGCGAGAGTCCGGACCCCGCTCGCGTCGCTCGTGCGCCCTTCAGACGCTGGGCGCTACGCGCCCGGAGTGCTCGTCGAGTAGACGGTGCCGCCCGAACTCTGCGCGCGACGCCCCGAGCGGCGGCGTCCGCCCTGAGATTCGCCGCCGGAGCGCTGCTGGCGCTCGGCCTGCGGGCGCTGCGATTGCGCACCGCCCTGCGCGCGGTCCGAGCGGCGTGCGCCGCCGCCCTGGGCGCCGCGATCCTGACGCCCCTGCTGAGCGTGCTGCTGGCCCGAACCGCCGGCGGGCGCTCCCGCACCGCGCCCGCGGCCGCCGCGCGAGCGCTTGCGCTTCGCGTTGGCGCCGGTCGACTGGCCCGCGCCGGCAGGGTTGTGGCCCGCGGCGCGCTGCTGCGCCGCCTGGGCCTCGGCGCGCCGCCGCTCGGTCTCGCGCGGGTCGACGCGCGGCGCGACCTCGCCGATGAGCGAGAGCACCTCGGGGTCGACGTTCGCGGCGTTCGGATCCACCTGACGCGGGGTCACGCGGATCTTCGCCGCGCGCATGATCTGCCGCATCTCGCCGCGCTGCTCGGGCAGCACGAGAGTCACCACGTCGCCCTCGTTGCCGGCGCGCGCGGTGCGGCCCGAGCGGTGCAGGTAGGCCTTGTGCTCCACCGGCGGGTCGATGTGCACGACGAGCTCGACGCCGTCGACGTGCACGCCGCGCGCCGCGACGTCGGTGGCCACCAGGACCTTCGCGTCGCCGCTCACGAACTCGGCGAGATTGCGGTCGCGGGCGTTCTGCGACAGGTTGCCCTGCAGCTCCACCGCGGGGATGCCGCGCGCCGTGAGCTGCTTGGCGAGCTTCTTGGCCTGGTGCTTCATACGGGTGAAGAAGATGCGGCGGGAGGTGCCGCTCGCGAGTGCTTCGATCAGCGCATCCTTCTGCTCCTTGCCCGACACCTCGAACACGTGGTGGGTGAGCTGCGGTACGGGGCTCTCGGCGCTGTCGACCGAGTGGAGCACCGGGTCGTGCAGGTACTTCTTGACGATGTTGTCGACCCCGTTGTCGAGGGTCGCGCTGAAGAGCAGTCGCTGGCCCTGCTTCGGCGTCTTGTTGAGGATCCGGGTGACGACGGGCAGGAAGCCCATGTCGGCCATGTGGTCGGCCTCGTCGAGCACGGTGATCTCGACGCCGTCGAGGCTCACGAGGCCCTGGCGCATGAGGTCGTCGAGGCGCCCGGGGGCGGCCACGACGATGTCGACGCCGGCCTCGAGCGCGGCCTCCTGGCGGCGCTGGGGGATGCCGCCGAATATCGTCGTGACCTTGACGCCGACGGGATCGGCGAGCATCTTGACGGTCTCGGCGATCTGGGTGACGAGCTCGCGGGTGGGGGCGAGCACGATCGCGCGCGGGCGGCTCGCCCGACGCTTGGCCTGCGCGCCGTCGGCGAGGTTCGCGACGAGCGGGATGCCGAACGCGATGGTCTTGCCGGAGCCGGTGCGGCCGCGGCCGAGCACGTCGCGGCCGGCGAGCGTGTCGGGCAGCGTGTCGCGCTGGATGGGGAACGGAGACGACTTGCCGTTCTTGTCGAGCGCGTGCGCGATGGGCTCGGGCACGCCGAGCTCGACGAAGGAGGGCGTGGTGGGGGTCTGCTCGGTCACGTGGACCTTTCGTGTTCGTGCTGCGGCGCGGCGATGGCCCGGCGCACTGGCACCCGGGGGTGCGTCTGCGGGCCGGCCGTCGCGCGTCGCTGCGGAATCGGCGAGTGCGCGGGATCGCGCATTCGTTCGCCGCGGAGAGTCTGTGGGCCCGTGGGCGCCCGCGCCGAACCGGGATGAGGGTTCCGGCGCATGAATATCAGCGACGATGGGGCCGGCGTGCACCGGCCCGTGCCTCCAGCCTAGCGGATCCCTCCGGGGAATGGGCCCCCGATCCTGTGCCCTGTGCCCGCTCCCGCCGTTCAGGCAGGCGATCGAGACTCAGGAGGACGTCTACACCGGCGGAAACGTCCTCCTGAGTCTCGGTCGACCTCGTGAGCTTCGGGATCCGGGGTGGACGGCGCGATCCGGAGCGCCCCGTGAAATCTGCTGATCCGCGGAAGAACCCCGAATCTGCACGGACGCCGCCGCCCGGTGGGCGCGGGGGCATCTGGCATGATCGCTGCATGGGACGCATTCACATTCGCGAATTTCACGACGACGACCTCGACGCGGTGGTCCGCCTGTGGTGGGAGGCCCGCTCGTCGTCCGAGCAGCCCGTCTACTCGCTCGCCGAGGTCACCGCTTCGTGCCGCGAGGACCACGCCGTGGTGGCGGTGCGCGACGAGGTCATCGTGGCGGCCGCCGTCGGGCGCGCGGCGCACGCCCAGGGGTGGGTCGTGTTCTTCGGGATCGCGGAGGACGCCCGATCGGAGAACGTGTCGGGCGCCCTGCTCGACGCTCTCGAGCGCAAGATGGCTCCGATCGGCCTGTCGACGCTCTCGGTGCTGATGCCGGAGGGCAGCCGCCTCGACCTGCTCACCTCGAACGGCTTCCAGCTGCGGCACAGTCTGCGCTACCTCGAACGGCAGATGCCCGTGCAGCGGCGCGAGCTCGATCTGCTCAAGGATCTCGGCGGTCGGATCCTGCCCCGCCACCTCTGGGAGAACGTCGCGGGGATGCGCCGCGAGAAGCGCTTGCTCGAGGAACGCCTGGTCGCCCCGCTCGCGCAGCCCGATCTCGCCGATCGCTACGGCGTGGTGCCGCCGCGCGCGGTGATGCTGTTCGGCCCGCCGGGCACGGGCAAGACCACGTTCGCGAAGGCGGTGGCGTCGCGGCTCGACTGGCCCTTCGTCGAGGTGTTCCCCTCCCGGCTCGGCGACGGGAAGAACAGCATGGCGTCGTCGCTGCGGAGCGTGTTCGAGCGCATCGACGAGCTCGAGCACGGCGTGGTCTTCATCGACGAGGTCGAGGAGATCGCCTCCCGCCGCAGCGATCCGCCGACTCCCACGCAGGGCGTGACCAACGAGCTGCTGAAGATCGTCGCCGACTTCCGCGCCCGCGAGGGCATGCTGCTCATCTGCGCCACCAATTTCGTGCGCGGGCTCGATGCCGCGTTCCTGCGGCACGGTCGCTTCGACTACGTGCTGCCGATCGGCCTGCCGGATGCGGAAGCGCGCGAGGCGATCTGGCGCCGCTACGTGCCGGCGGAGCTTGCCGCCGAGGTCGCGTTCGACCGTCTCGTGCTCGAGAGCGACGGGCTCACCCCCGCCGATATCGAGTACGCCGCACGACGCGCCTCGCAGGAGGCGCTCGCGCGAGCACTCGCGACCGGGGTCGGCCGCCGCCCGGAGGAACGGGCCGAGTTGACGACGAGTGACTACCTCTCGGCGCTCTCGGCGACACGCGCGACGGTGTCGGAGGAGCAGCAGGCCGCGTTCCTCGAGGACATCGACGACATCGCGCGGCTGTAGGAGGCCGCGCCCCGATCGATACCTCCGGCTCGCCCCCCGGTTCGCCCGGCCCGCCCGGCCCGTCCGGCCCGCCAGATCCTGCTGCGGCGCCCGATCAGCGCGTCAGCTTGCCGAGCAGATCGTCGCCCGGGTCGGAGTCGCCTGTCCGGGGCGCGCTCGCCGCGTCCCCGCCGACCGCGCCCCGGCGACTCGCATCGGCGATCGCGCGCTGCGACTGCAGCACCGCATCCTCGATCACAGCCTCGCCGCGCTCGAGCGCCTGCAGATTGCGAGCGCGCAGCGCCCGACCCGATCGGTCTGCCTCGACGATCGCGCTGCACTGGGCCTTCACCGAGTCGATGACCGTCCAGATCGTCTCCTCGGTGATCACCGGTGCCTGCGACGCGTTCGCCACCATCTCGACCGATTTCGCGGTCTCCGAGAAGGCGCCCTGGATGAGCTTGTTGGTTCCCTCCTGCACCGAGGCCCCCAGCTCCGCGCCCTCCTTCGCGAACGCGGCCTGCTGCCAGAGGGCGAGCGACTGCCGCGCCGACGGCAGGCCCATCGTGCGGAACGTCGCCAGTCGGCGACGGAGGGCGAACGTGGTGACGATGAGGTTGCGCGTCGCGGGCGCGTGCGCGAAGCCCAGGAAGAACTGCGAGCGCCAGTCCGACCAGCTCTTCTCGGTCTCGGAGAGCACGAACGACAGCTTGCTGTGGACCTCGCGCAGTTCGCTCGTGGTGATGGTCTCGCCCCGGTAGACCGCCGATTCCGAGGCGGAGCCCTCCGCGGCGCGTAGGGCGGCATCGGCCTCGTCGAAGTCGCCGCGCAGCTCGTCGATCACCTGTTCGAGCGCCGCGAGCACGGCCACCACGTCGTCCATGTGGGCAAGGGTCTGCTCGTGGAGCAGCTGACCGCGGGTGATGTTGTCGGCGAGCGCCGATTCCATCTCCTGGAGCTTGACCTCGGCCAGGTCGATCTTGTCGGCGATGGGCTTCGACTCGCGGATCATCGTCGTCAGGGTGTACCGGCCCTTCTTGAACCAGCCCACGACGGTGTCGACCGCGTTCTCGAGCTTCTCGGATCGCCACTTCTTCTCGAAGCCGTCCATCGTGCGCAGCATGTCGTTGACGACGGCATCGGCCTCGGGCACCCTGATGCTGCGCTGCGCCTCCAGCAACTGGACCGAAGCGCTGTTCATCTTCTCCATGACGGGACCGCCGAAGGTGACGATCTGGTTGACGTCATCGACGAATTTGCGGGCAAGCGCCGGCGCTCCTCGCCGCAGGTCGTCGAGCTGCTTCGCGGTGAGCAGACTGCGGAAGCGGAACGCCGCATCCTGCGGGGCGGCGGACTCGACCTCTTCGGCGGGGACCTCGGCGATCGCGAGTTCCAGGGGTGTGGCACGCGCCTCCTCGCTCTGCGTGTCCCCGGGCTCCAAGAGCGCGGCGAAATCTACTGCAACGGTCTGCTCTGACATCGGTCTCCTTCAGTGGCGGTGTGCGGTGTGCGGTGTGCGCGTGTGGTGTGCCGTGCGCGGGCGGTACTTCGGGCGGACGTGCGGGGGCGGGCCGTCGGCGATGTCACGGCTCTCCATCGCCGTAGACGTCCGACAGCTTCGCACCGTTTCGCGGTCGTGTGAGCGATTCGAGCGCGACTCTGAACTCGATGTCACGCGATTCGCTCAGCTGGCGCACGTTCTCGACCACCTCCTGGTCGACCGCGTCGATGGCGCCGAGCACCTGCGCGATGCGCAGCTCGGGATCGCTCCAGTACCCCGGATTGCGCAGGAGATCGCCGTAGTAATCCTCCGAGAGCAGCGAGACGAGCTTCGTGAGAGTCGCGGCGTACCGGGATACGAGCAGGCGCTGCTGCTGCTCGGGTCCCTGCTGCGCGCGCGCGAACAGATCTGAGAGGTGCCCGAGGAGCGGGCGGAGCCGACCGCTGCGATCCGGGCCCGTCTCCCGCCCCATCAGGCGGGGGAGATACTCCGCGACGGCGCCGACGACGGGATTTCCGGGGTCGCTGCGCCGATCGGCCCCGCTGCCGCCGTAGAGCCCCGCGAAGAACTGCAGCTCGTCGAGCGCGCGGGCGAGCGTCGCACCGTTGGCCTCGTCGATGCTGCGGAGCTGCTCGGCTGCGGCGCCGGGGTGCGGCTGGGGCACCGCCGCGGTGCGCGCGCCCCGGCGGGGTCGCCAGGACACCTCGAGGGTGGCGGGCAGCGGGTGCCTGGTCTCCCGCCCGGCGAGGCCGAGCGGGCCGCGGGAACGCACAGCGATGAAGCCGCTGCGGAGCGTGCCGCGGCGCCTAGGCGCGAGCGAGACGGGAATGCTCAGCGCCTCGCCGGGCGGGGCCACGAGCGGGATCCACGGCGACGACGAGGCTCCGGATCCGCCGCTTCGATCCGCTCCCTGCGCACTCGCGCGCGTCAGCGCGTGCTTGGGCCAGGTGTCCTGCACCGCGCCCCTGATCGCGCGGTCGCCCGTATTCCGCACCCCGATCCGCATCTGGACCGGTTCGTCGCGCAGCGCGGACGAGGGGCCCCGGCGGGAGACCTCGACGCGGCGCGGACTGGGGGTCAGGGCGATGTCGGCCGCCGCGGCCAAGCCGCACAGGGCGGCCCAGCCGCCGAGCGCGGCGAGCACCGGCACGCCGACCAGGCCGAGCAGCGCGACGGGGCCGGCACCCAGAAGCGCGATGGCCGCGAATCGCGGAGTGAGAAACGCCGTGCTCATCGTGCCTCCGCTAGTCTTCCCGGCGGTCGGGGTAGACGTCCGAGAGCTTTGCCTCGGCGACGGTGCGGGTGAGCGCGTCGAGGGCCACCTGGAACTCGATGTCGCGCGACTCGTTGACCTGCCGGATGTTCTCGACCGCCTGGACGTCGACCGAGCGGACGGCCTCGCGCACCTCCTCGATGCGGCGATCGGCGTCGTTCCAGAACCGCGGATTGCGGAGGATGTCGCCGTAGTAGTCGTCGCCGAGCGCTTTGAGCAGCTTGGCGAGCGTGTCCTTGTACTGCGCCTGCAGCAGCCGGGTCTGCTGCTCGCTCCCGCGCCGACGCGCGCGCACCATGAGCTCGGCGACGTGGTCGGCGAGTGCGACGATCCGCGGCCCGAGATCGGGATCGACCGCCGCGCGCTCGCGCAGGGCGTCGATGGACTCGCGCACCTGCTCGCCGTTCTCGCCGAGCAGCGCGGCGCGCAGCTCCCGCTCCATCCGACGGGATCCCGCGACCCCGCGGCTCCGGCGCCGCGCACGCACCAGCACGAGCAGGCCACCGACGATCACCACCACGACGGCGACGGCCACGACGCCGATCACGAGGCCTGCCCCGCCCGGGGCGGCAGACGGCGGCTGCGCGCCGCCGCCCGGGGCCAGCGAGTCCGCGATCGCGGCGACGGCGATGCCCCCGTCGGCTTCGGATTGCGCGTAGAGCGACTCGGTGATCCCGGTCTCGTCGCCGCCCGCCGCCACCGCGAAGCGGTCCTGCCCCGGGTGATCCTCGATCACGATGAGGGTGTCGGAGCCCGTGGCGGTCCTCAGCTGCGCCGCCAGGGTGCCCGACGGCACGCTCTGCGCCTGGTCGGGCCGGGGGATCACGACGACGCGCACGCCCTCGGGCAGCACGCCCTCGAGCTGCGACGCATTCGATATCGCCGCCCCGTCGACCTCGCAGACGACCCGGTCGCCGCACGCGTCGGCGACCTCGGTCGCATCGGTGACGGCGAGCGCGGGTGCGGCGGCGAGGGTCGCCGCACCGACGGTCGCGAGGCCGGCGAGGCTCGCGATGAGTGTCGCTCTGAAGGGTCGCACGTTCGCTCGCTAGAAGTTGTTCATGACCGACTGGAAGGTCTCGGTGATCTTGCTCGGGTCGGAGGCGTTGAAAACCTGCCCGCCCGAGGCGCGGGCGAGCTTCTCCAGCGACTCGAGGTCGGCGCCCTCGGAGTAGGCGATCGCGAAGATGCGCACCGGCTTGTTGTTGCCGCCCTCCTGCTGATCCGCGTTGATCCGCTGGATCAGCGATTCGAGGCGCATCACGGAGTCCGTGTCCTCGCCGTCCGAGAGCACGACGATGGCGTTGATGCGGCCGGTCTCCGCGTGGCCCTTCATGGAGTCGTAGCCCGCCGCGATCGCGTCGTAGAGGGGAGTGCCGGCGCGCTGGCTGTGGGCGAGATCCCGGATGTCGTCCTGCAGGCCCTCCTTGTCGCCGCCGAGGGGCCCGAAGGGGCGCACCACGCCGATCCCGTCGATCCGTTCGCCGTCGATCTCCGAACTCAGCCCGGTGGTGAACGCCCAGACGCCGATCTCGTCGGTGGGGCGGACCTGTCCGAGCGTCGTGGTCGCTCCCTCGATGGCGCCGTCGAGGCGGGTTCGAGAACCCCCGATGCTCTCGTCCATCGACCCCGAGATGTCGATGATCTGGAGGATCGCCGAGGGCTTGCGGATCAGGGCCCACTGGTCGAGTGCCGCGGAGACGACCTCGGGCGCCGGCTGCGGCAGTGAGCGCACCGGCTGCTCGGGATCGATGCCCACGTCGGCGTTGAGCGTGGCGGAGACGTCGACGGCGTCGTCGAGCGGCCGGAATCCGTACTCGGGGAGCAGCTGCTGCGCCTCGGGCGTGTGGAGGAAGCGGACGAAGGCCTCGGCCGCGAGCCTCTGCTCGGGCGTGACCCAGTCAGCCTCGAGCACCACCGCGGGGTTGTCGCTCCACATCGAGCCCTCGCTGGGGTAGATCGCCACCAGCTTCTCTTCGGGCGGGGTGAGTTCTTCGCCGGGCTGCACCGTGTGCGAGTCGGGGTTGCCGATGTTGTAGTTGTAGAGCGAGGTCTCCTCCAGCGCGATCGCGCTGACGTAGGAGGATCCGCTGCCGGTGGACCTGTCGACCAGGTTCTGCAGCACCTTGCCGGTGGTGTCCCCGTAGTGGATCGCCCCCGACTCGAAGACGCGGGAGAACTCCTCCGAGGCGTCGACATCGGCCGCCGTGAGATCCTCGGTCTTGCCGGAGGCCGCGTAGGACTGCATCAGCAGCGTCGACATGCCGGTGGTGGAGCTGTTCGGGTTCGTCTTGGCGATCTTGAACGAGCCCCACATGGGCTTGTCGACCGCGCCCCACCCGTCCGGATCCGCGATCAGGTCGTGGAGGTCGGAGATGCCGATCTCGGCGTTCGGGTATCCGAGCGCCCGGGCCATCGACTCCGGCACCCCGAACACCACCGGGGTCTTCGCGAAGCTCTCGGCGCCGGCGACCACGCGCTCCCCGGCGATCGAGGCGACGCGGTCGGTCCAGACCGTCGACGCCGGCGACCAGACGGACGGCGCGGTGTCGTCGCCGAGCGCCCAGGTCTCGGTGGAGTCGGAGAGATACTGCGCGGCCTTGCCCGAGGCGACGTTCACGGGGCGCACGGTCGCGCACCCGTCCAGACCGTCGTGCTCCGCGGAATCCGCGAAGCTCTGGCCGAGCTCTTCCATGAGGTTGACCTTTTCGGACGAGGTGGCGACGACCACCGACGTGCAGCCGTCGTCGGCGAGGCCGCCCGCCTGCCCGCTCCCGACCTGACCGCCCTCGGGAGTGCAGCCGGTGAGCACCAGGGCGAGCGAGCAGGTGAGCGCGATCGCCCCGCCGAGTGTGCGATGGAGTGCGCGATGGGACACGGTCTTCGGGATCCTCTCAGCGATGCGAGTGTGCCTTCTCAGCCTATGCCACCTCGACGGGAGGGAGCGCGGCTGTCAGCCGCTGGTTCGCTGAGAGCGCGTGCGCTCGGGCCGCCTCCGCAGCGGATGTCGGAGGCTCCCGGTAGGTTCGGAGCGCGGGGTGATCCACCCCGGAGAGGAGGCCGACGTGTTCCTGCAGCGTCGATCCGTGCCGGGCGGCAGCGGGGAGGACCCGCATCGCATCGTCACGAGCGCGAGCGATCTCACGGCCGCGAGCGCGTGCGAGTTCGCGTTCC
This window encodes:
- a CDS encoding DEAD/DEAH box helicase, with amino-acid sequence MTEQTPTTPSFVELGVPEPIAHALDKNGKSSPFPIQRDTLPDTLAGRDVLGRGRTGSGKTIAFGIPLVANLADGAQAKRRASRPRAIVLAPTRELVTQIAETVKMLADPVGVKVTTIFGGIPQRRQEAALEAGVDIVVAAPGRLDDLMRQGLVSLDGVEITVLDEADHMADMGFLPVVTRILNKTPKQGQRLLFSATLDNGVDNIVKKYLHDPVLHSVDSAESPVPQLTHHVFEVSGKEQKDALIEALASGTSRRIFFTRMKHQAKKLAKQLTARGIPAVELQGNLSQNARDRNLAEFVSGDAKVLVATDVAARGVHVDGVELVVHIDPPVEHKAYLHRSGRTARAGNEGDVVTLVLPEQRGEMRQIMRAAKIRVTPRQVDPNAANVDPEVLSLIGEVAPRVDPRETERRRAEAQAAQQRAAGHNPAGAGQSTGANAKRKRSRGGRGRGAGAPAGGSGQQHAQQGRQDRGAQGGGARRSDRAQGGAQSQRPQAERQQRSGGESQGGRRRSGRRAQSSGGTVYSTSTPGA
- a CDS encoding ATP-binding protein, whose protein sequence is MGRIHIREFHDDDLDAVVRLWWEARSSSEQPVYSLAEVTASCREDHAVVAVRDEVIVAAAVGRAAHAQGWVVFFGIAEDARSENVSGALLDALERKMAPIGLSTLSVLMPEGSRLDLLTSNGFQLRHSLRYLERQMPVQRRELDLLKDLGGRILPRHLWENVAGMRREKRLLEERLVAPLAQPDLADRYGVVPPRAVMLFGPPGTGKTTFAKAVASRLDWPFVEVFPSRLGDGKNSMASSLRSVFERIDELEHGVVFIDEVEEIASRRSDPPTPTQGVTNELLKIVADFRAREGMLLICATNFVRGLDAAFLRHGRFDYVLPIGLPDAEAREAIWRRYVPAELAAEVAFDRLVLESDGLTPADIEYAARRASQEALARALATGVGRRPEERAELTTSDYLSALSATRATVSEEQQAAFLEDIDDIARL
- a CDS encoding toxic anion resistance protein — its product is MSEQTVAVDFAALLEPGDTQSEEARATPLELAIAEVPAEEVESAAPQDAAFRFRSLLTAKQLDDLRRGAPALARKFVDDVNQIVTFGGPVMEKMNSASVQLLEAQRSIRVPEADAVVNDMLRTMDGFEKKWRSEKLENAVDTVVGWFKKGRYTLTTMIRESKPIADKIDLAEVKLQEMESALADNITRGQLLHEQTLAHMDDVVAVLAALEQVIDELRGDFDEADAALRAAEGSASESAVYRGETITTSELREVHSKLSFVLSETEKSWSDWRSQFFLGFAHAPATRNLIVTTFALRRRLATFRTMGLPSARQSLALWQQAAFAKEGAELGASVQEGTNKLIQGAFSETAKSVEMVANASQAPVITEETIWTVIDSVKAQCSAIVEADRSGRALRARNLQALERGEAVIEDAVLQSQRAIADASRRGAVGGDAASAPRTGDSDPGDDLLGKLTR
- a CDS encoding substrate-binding and vWA domain-containing protein, with protein sequence MSHRALHRTLGGAIALTCSLALVLTGCTPEGGQVGSGQAGGLADDGCTSVVVATSSEKVNLMEELGQSFADSAEHDGLDGCATVRPVNVASGKAAQYLSDSTETWALGDDTAPSVWSPASTVWTDRVASIAGERVVAGAESFAKTPVVFGVPESMARALGYPNAEIGISDLHDLIADPDGWGAVDKPMWGSFKIAKTNPNSSTTGMSTLLMQSYAASGKTEDLTAADVDASEEFSRVFESGAIHYGDTTGKVLQNLVDRSTGSGSSYVSAIALEETSLYNYNIGNPDSHTVQPGEELTPPEEKLVAIYPSEGSMWSDNPAVVLEADWVTPEQRLAAEAFVRFLHTPEAQQLLPEYGFRPLDDAVDVSATLNADVGIDPEQPVRSLPQPAPEVVSAALDQWALIRKPSAILQIIDISGSMDESIGGSRTRLDGAIEGATTTLGQVRPTDEIGVWAFTTGLSSEIDGERIDGIGVVRPFGPLGGDKEGLQDDIRDLAHSQRAGTPLYDAIAAGYDSMKGHAETGRINAIVVLSDGEDTDSVMRLESLIQRINADQQEGGNNKPVRIFAIAYSEGADLESLEKLARASGGQVFNASDPSKITETFQSVMNNF